The following coding sequences are from one Candidatus Nitrosopumilus sp. SW window:
- a CDS encoding transcriptional regulator, with protein sequence MAKKKDELADEAQKIKAELDALKKKKEVLDSSPKKTKAKPAKKTTKKAEAKPAKKTTKKAEAKPAKKTTKKAEAKPAKKTTKKAEAKPAKKTTKKAEAKPAKEKKLTKKELEEAKKEAEKTLEEELEEELSDEEIENFQIEKVDMERLTNKVCDILAERESEGMFQSELWKKLKLTSRDGSRLALKLERIGFITREKILEKNRWTYKLILKKTPISTQSIENSPCLVCPVEQKCSLEGEISPRNCQFIEDWVIAEMKKPAKAK encoded by the coding sequence ATGGCAAAGAAAAAAGATGAATTAGCAGATGAAGCACAAAAAATCAAGGCCGAACTTGATGCATTAAAAAAGAAAAAAGAAGTATTAGATTCCTCTCCTAAAAAGACTAAAGCAAAACCAGCAAAGAAAACAACAAAGAAAGCAGAAGCAAAACCGGCAAAGAAAACAACAAAGAAAGCAGAAGCAAAACCGGCAAAGAAAACAACAAAGAAAGCAGAAGCAAAACCGGCAAAGAAAACAACAAAGAAAGCAGAAGCAAAACCGGCAAAGAAAACAACAAAGAAAGCAGAAGCAAAACCTGCCAAGGAAAAAAAATTAACTAAAAAAGAACTTGAGGAGGCAAAAAAAGAGGCTGAAAAAACACTTGAAGAAGAATTAGAAGAAGAACTATCTGATGAAGAAATTGAAAATTTCCAAATTGAAAAAGTCGATATGGAAAGGTTAACCAACAAAGTTTGTGATATTTTAGCTGAACGTGAATCCGAAGGAATGTTTCAAAGTGAATTATGGAAAAAACTTAAACTCACAAGTCGTGATGGTTCTCGTTTAGCATTAAAGCTTGAAAGAATTGGTTTCATTACACGAGAGAAAATTCTTGAAAAGAATCGTTGGACTTACAAATTAATTTTAAAGAAAACCCCTATCAGCACACAATCTATTGAAAATTCACCGTGTTTAGTTTGTCCTGTTGAACAGAAGTGTTCACTTGAAGGTGAAATAAGTCCTAGAAATTGTCAGTTCATTGAAGATTGGGTAA